The following are encoded together in the Tursiops truncatus isolate mTurTru1 chromosome 10, mTurTru1.mat.Y, whole genome shotgun sequence genome:
- the ITIH1 gene encoding LOW QUALITY PROTEIN: inter-alpha-trypsin inhibitor heavy chain H1 (The sequence of the model RefSeq protein was modified relative to this genomic sequence to represent the inferred CDS: substituted 1 base at 1 genomic stop codon), which yields MRGTMGLRGLLCVCLASLLTLQAMPAQGSPARSPEGGKKRPALHTAVDGVVIQSLKVNCKVTSRFSHCVITSQVVNNADEAKEVAFDVEIPRRAFISDFAITAGENAFLGDIKDKVTAWKQYRKAAISGENAGLVRASGRTMEQFAIQVTIGPRSKATFRLTYEEVLRRKLMQYDIVIKVKPKQLVQHFEIDVDIFEPRGISKLDAQASFLPKEWAAQLIKKSFSGKEGHVLFRPTVGQQQSCPTCSMTLLNGDFKVTYDVNRDKACDLLVADNHFAHFFAPQNLTKLNKNVVFVIDISFSMEGQKVKQTKEALLKILGDLRPGDYFDLVLFGSAVQSWRGSLVQASAANLDAARNFVQHFSLAGSTNLNGGLLQGIEILNKAQGSLPELSNHASILIMLTDGEPTEGVTDHTQILKNVRDAIRGKFPLYNLGFGHDVDLKFLEVMSLENNGRVQRIYEDHDATQQLQGFYEQVANPLLRDVELLYPRDAVSALTQHHHKQYYEGSEIIVAGRIADHKRSSFKADVQAYGEGQEFKTTCLVDEEEMKKLLRERGHMLENHVERLWAYLTIQELLAKXMKLEGAEKANVSAEALKMSLAYQFVTPLTSMTVRGMADQDGLEPLIDKALEDSLPLEMVGPRKTFVLLASQPSPTRPSSGVQQLPNQVTGVDTDPHFLIHVPQKEDTLCFNINEEPGVVLSLVQDPDTGFSVNGQLIGNEASGPGKHEGTYFGRLGIANPATGFQLEVTPQNITLNPGSGGSIFSWRDQASLRQNEVVVTINRKRNLVVSVEDGGTFEVVLHRVWKGSAICQDFLGFYVLDSHWMSARTHGLLGQFFHPFDYKVFDLHPGSDPTKTDATMVVKKRRLTVTRGLQKDYSKDPRHGAEVTCWFIHNNGDGLIDGVHTDYIVPDIF from the exons ATGCGCGGCACGATGGGGCTTCGGGGGCTGCTCTGTGTGTGCCTGGCGTCCCTGCTCACCCTGCAGGCCATGCCCGCTCAGGGTTCACCCGCACGCAGTCCCGAAGGCGGCAAG AAGCGACCGGCTTTGCACACA GCTGTCGATGGCGTGGTCATCCAGAGTTTGAAAGTCAACTGCAAAGTCACCTCTCGCTTTTCCCACTGTGTCATCACCAGCCAAGTGGTCAACAACGCCGACGAAGCCAAGGAGGTGGCCTTTGATGTGGAAATCCCCAGGAGGGCCTTCATCAGCGACTTTGCCAT CACAGCAGGTGAAAATGCATTCCTCGGGGACATAAAGGACAAAGTGACTGCATGGAAGCAGTACCGGAAAGCGGCCATCTCAGGAGAGAACGCCGGCCTTGTCAG GGCCTCAGGGAGAACGATGGAGCAGTTTGCCATCCAGGTCACCATTGGTCCCCGGAGCAAGGCCACGTTCCGGCTGACCTACGAGGAGGTGCTGAGGCGAAAGCTTATGCAGTATGACATTGTCATCAAGGTCAAGCCCAAGCAGCTGGTGCAGCATTTTGAG ATCGACGTGGACATCTTTGAGCCTCGGGGGATCAGCAAGCTGGATGCCcaggcctccttcctccccaaggAATGGGCCGCCCAACTCATCAAGAAGTCCTTCTCAGGAAAAGAG GGTCATGTGCTTTTCCGTCCCACGGTGGGCCAGCAGCAATCCTGCCCCACATGCTCTATGACCTTGCTGAATGGGGACTTCAAGGTGACCTACGATGTCAATCGGGACAAGGCCTGTGACCTCCTG GTCGCTGATAACCACTTTGCCCACTTCTTTGCTCCCCAAAACCTGACAAAACTGAACAAGAATGTGGTTTTTGTGATTGACATCAGCTTCTCCATGGAAGGCCAGAAAGTGAAGCAG ACCAAGGAGGCGCTCCTTAAAATCCTGGGGGACTTGCGGCCAGGGGACTACTTCGACCTGGTCCTCTTTGGGTCTGCAGTGCAGTCCTGGAGGGGCTCGCTGGTGCAGGCATCTGCCGCCAATCTGGACGCAGCTCGGAACTTTGTGCAGCACTTCTCTCTGGCCGGGT CTACAAACCTGAACGGAGGTTTGCTCCAGGGAATTGAGATTTTGAACAAAGCTCAGGGAAGCCTCCCAGAGCTCAGCAACCATGCCTCTATTCTCATCATGCTGACAGATGGCGAGCCCACAGAGG GGGTGACGGATCATACCCAAATCCTCAAGAACGTCCGAGATGCCATCAGGGGCAAGTTCCCACTCTACAACTTGGGCTTCGGCCATGATGTGGACTTGAAATTCCTGGAGGTCATGTCCCTGGAGAACAACGGACGTGTCCAGAGAATCTACGAGGACCACGATGCCACCCAGCAGCTGCAG gGCTTCTACGAGCAGGTAGCCAACCCTCTGCTGAGGGATGTGGAGTTGCTGTACCCCAGGGATGCCGTCTCGGCCCTGACCCAGCACCACCATAAACAGTACTACGAAGGCTCGGAGATCATAGTGGCCGGGCGCATCGCTGACCACAAACGGAGCAGCTTCAAGGCGGATGTGCAAGCCTATGGG GAGGGCCAAGAATTCAAGACGACCTGCCTGGTGGACGaggaagagatgaagaaactgctcCGAGAGCGGGGCCACATGCTGGAGAACCACGTCGAACGCCTGTGGGCCTACCTCACCATCCAGGAGCTGCTGGCCAAGTA GATGAAGTTGGAGGGGGCAGAGAAGGCCAACGTGTCAGCCGAGGCCCTGAAGATGTCGCTGGCCTATCAGTTTGTGACCCCGCTGACCTCCATGACCGTCAGGGGCATGGCGGACCAAGACGGCCTGGAGCCCCTCATTGACAAGGCCCTGGAGG atTCTCTGCCCTTGG AGATGGTGGGGCCCAGAAAGA CCTTCGTGCTGCTGGCCTCGCAGCCTTCTCCGACGCGCCCTAGCTCCGGGGTCCAGCAGTTGCCAAACCAAGTGACTGGCG TGGACACTGACCCCCACTTCCTCATCCACGTGCCCCAGAAAGAGGACACTCTGTGCTTCAATATCAACGAGGAGCCTGGTGTGGTCCTGAGCCTGGTGCAGGACCCTGACACAG GCTTCTCAGTGAATGGCCAGCTCATCGGCAACGAGGCCAGTGGCCCTGGGAAGCACGAGGGCACGTACTTCGGGCGGCTGGGGATCGCAAACCCCGCAACAGGCTTCCAGCTGGAAGTGACTCCTCAGAACATTACGCTGAACCCTGGCTCTGGCGGATCCATATTCTCCTGGAGGGACCAGGCCTCACTGCGGCAGAATGA GGTGGTGGTGACCATCAACAGGAAGAGGAACCTAGTGGTGTCCGTGGAGGATGGGGGCACCTTCGAGGTCGTCCTGCACCGGGTATGGAAGGGGAGTGCCATCTGCCAGGACTTCCTGGGCTTCTACGTGCTGGATAGTCACTGGATGTCGGCACGGACACACGGGCTGCTGG GACAATTCTTCCACCCCTTTGATTATAAAGTGTTCGACCTCCACCCAGGCTCTGACCCCACAAAGACAGACGCCACAATGGTGGTGAAGAAACGCCGGCTGACGGTCACCAG GGGCTTGCAAAAAGACTACAGCAAAGACCCCCGGCATGGGGCTGAGGTGACCTGCTGGTTCATCCACAACAACGGGGATGGGCTGATCGACGGTGTTCACACTGACTATATCGTCCCCGACATCTTCTGA